From one Anopheles cruzii chromosome 3, idAnoCruzAS_RS32_06, whole genome shotgun sequence genomic stretch:
- the LOC128273806 gene encoding prolyl endopeptidase isoform X2, giving the protein MPEAAAAADGGKAVPQYPEARRDGSVVEEFHGVKIADPYRWLEDPDAEETREYVERQNEISKPFLDTCPEWKKLNEKLRKRWNYPKYSCPFKHGNKYFFFMNTGLQNQDVLYIQDTLNGEPKVFLDPNTLSTDGTIALVGSRFSDDGRLYAYGLSQSGSDWTKLKIRNVETGEDFPETIEHTKFVTASWTKDNKGFFYARYPVVDGKADGSETAANENQKLYYHRVGDSQDKDVLIAEFPEEPSWRLMPEVSDCGKYLLLFIMKGCKDMLLYFANLEKAGNLSSKLDFVKVVTEFDSDYDYVTNEDSIFSFRTNKGAPNYRIVNIDFDEPALDNWKTLVAEHPKNVLDWTTCVNKDRIVLGYIDDVKSMLQVHSLADGSFVSKFPLDIGTVVGFSGKKKYSEIFYHFVSFLTPGIIYHYDFATAAGQDAGTPVDPTIFREVKIEDFDNSQYTVEQIFYHSKDGEKVPMFIVQRKERERSKKHKPCLLYGYGGFNICVQPSFSITGLVFIDSFDGILAYPNIRGGGEYGERWHNAGRLLKKQNVFDDFQHAAQYLVEHGYTRHEKIAIQGGSNGGLLVGACINQRPDLFGAAIAQVGVLDMLRFHKFTIGRAWVSDFGDMDEKEHFENLLRYSPLHNVRRPTSEKEQYPATLVLTADHDDRGRPKNSYRFAVCAHLCLEVCL; this is encoded by the exons AtgccggaagcagcagcagcagccgacggTGGCAAAGCGGTACCGCAGTATCCCGAGGCGCGCAGGGACGGCTCGGTGGTGGAAGAGTTCCATGGCGTCAAGATTGCCGACCCATACCGCTGGCTGGAGGATCCGGACGCGGAGGAAACCCGCGAGTACGTGGAGCGGCAGAATGAAATATCGAAACCCTTCCTCGACACCTGCCCGGAGTGGAAGAAGCTGAACGAGAAGCTGCGAAAGCGCTGGAACTATCCGAAGTACTCGTGCCCGTTCAAGCACGGCAACAAGTACTTTTTCTTCATGAACACCGGCCTGCAGAATCAGga TGTCCTCTACATCCAGGATACGCTGAACGGGGAACCGAAAGTGTTTCTGGACCCGAACACCCTCTCGACCGATGGTACGATCGCACTGGTCGGTTCGCGGTTCTCCGACGATGGGCGGCTGTATGCGTACGGGTTGAGCCAAAGTGGTTCGGATTGGACGAAGCTCAAGATACGCAACGTGGAGACGGGCGAAGATTTTCCGGAAACCATCGAGCACACCAAGTTTGTGACGGCTTCGTGGACAAAGGACAATAAAGGGTTCTTCTACGCGCGCTACCCGGTCGTCGATGGGAAGGCGGACGGTTCGGAAACGGCGGCGAACGAGAACCAGAAGCTGTACTACCACCGTGTCGGTGACTCCCAGGACAAGGACGTTTTGATTGCGGAGTTTCCGGAGGAACCGTCCTGGCGATT AATGCCGGAAGTTTCGGATTGTGGCAAGTACCTGTTGCTGTTCATTATGAAGGGCTGCAAGGACATGCTGCTGTACTTTGCGAACTTGGAAAAGGCGGGCAACCTGTCGTCGAAGCTCGACTTTGTGAAGGTGGTCACGGAATTCGATAGCGATTACGAT TACGTCACGAACGAGGACAGTATCTTTTCATTCCGCACGAACAAGGGCGCCCCGAACTATCGCATCGTCAACATTGACTTTGACGAACCGGCCCTGGACAACTGGAAGACGCTGGTCGCCGAACATCCGAAGAACGTGCTGGACTGGACGACGTGCGTGAACAAGGATCGCATCGTGCTCGGTTACATCGACGACGTAAAGTCGATGCTCCAGGTGCACAGTCTGGCCGACGGGAGCTTCGTGTCCAAGTTTCCGCTCGACATCGGCACGGTGGTCGGGTTCAGTGGGAAGAAAAAGTATTCGGAAATTTTCTACCACTTCGTATCGTTCCTTACGCCTGGCATTATCTATCACTACGATTTCgccacggccgccggccaAGATGCCGGCACTCCGGTCGACCCGACCATCTTCCGCGAGGTGAAGATCGAAGACTTTGACAACAGTCAGTACACGGTGGAGCAGATCTTTTACCACAGCAAGGACGGCGAGAAGGTGCCAATGTTTATTGTGCAGCGCAAGGAGCGGGAACGGAGCAAGAAACACAAACCGTGCCTGCTGTACGGGTACGGTGGGTTCAACATTTGCGTGCAGCCATCGTTCAGCATTACCGGGCTGGTGTTTATCGACTCGTTCGATGGCATTCTGGCCTACCCGAACATTCGCGGTGGAGG AGAGTACGGTGAGCGGTGGCACAATGCCGGGCGATTGCTGAAGAAGCAGAACGTGTTCGACGACTTCCAGCACGCCGCCCAGTATCTGGTGGAGCATGGCTACACGCGCCACGAAAAGATTGCCATTCAAGGAGGCTCGAACGGAGGTTTGCTGGTGGGTGCGTGCATCAACCAGCGGCCGGATCTGTTCGGTGCTGCCATAGCGCAAGTCGG TGTGTTGGATATGCTACGGTTCCACAAGTTTACGATCGGTCGCGCTTGGGTCTCGGATTTCGGCGATATGGACGAGAAGGAACACTTTGAGAATCTGCTCCGCTACTCGCCGCTGCACAACGTACGGCGGCCAACGTCCGAGAAGGAGCAGTACCCGGCCACGCTTGTGCTGACGGCCGATCACGACGATCGC GGAAGACCGAAGAACAGTTATCGTTTCGCCGTGTGTGCGCATTTGTGTCTAGAGGTATGTCtgtaa
- the LOC128273806 gene encoding prolyl endopeptidase isoform X1 gives MPEAAAAADGGKAVPQYPEARRDGSVVEEFHGVKIADPYRWLEDPDAEETREYVERQNEISKPFLDTCPEWKKLNEKLRKRWNYPKYSCPFKHGNKYFFFMNTGLQNQDVLYIQDTLNGEPKVFLDPNTLSTDGTIALVGSRFSDDGRLYAYGLSQSGSDWTKLKIRNVETGEDFPETIEHTKFVTASWTKDNKGFFYARYPVVDGKADGSETAANENQKLYYHRVGDSQDKDVLIAEFPEEPSWRLMPEVSDCGKYLLLFIMKGCKDMLLYFANLEKAGNLSSKLDFVKVVTEFDSDYDYVTNEDSIFSFRTNKGAPNYRIVNIDFDEPALDNWKTLVAEHPKNVLDWTTCVNKDRIVLGYIDDVKSMLQVHSLADGSFVSKFPLDIGTVVGFSGKKKYSEIFYHFVSFLTPGIIYHYDFATAAGQDAGTPVDPTIFREVKIEDFDNSQYTVEQIFYHSKDGEKVPMFIVQRKERERSKKHKPCLLYGYGGFNICVQPSFSITGLVFIDSFDGILAYPNIRGGGEYGERWHNAGRLLKKQNVFDDFQHAAQYLVEHGYTRHEKIAIQGGSNGGLLVGACINQRPDLFGAAIAQVGVLDMLRFHKFTIGRAWVSDFGDMDEKEHFENLLRYSPLHNVRRPTSEKEQYPATLVLTADHDDRVSPLHSLKFVAALHHAINGCEHQRNPLLLRVYSKAGHGMGKPTAKKIEEATDILTFMYKTLGLKLTF, from the exons AtgccggaagcagcagcagcagccgacggTGGCAAAGCGGTACCGCAGTATCCCGAGGCGCGCAGGGACGGCTCGGTGGTGGAAGAGTTCCATGGCGTCAAGATTGCCGACCCATACCGCTGGCTGGAGGATCCGGACGCGGAGGAAACCCGCGAGTACGTGGAGCGGCAGAATGAAATATCGAAACCCTTCCTCGACACCTGCCCGGAGTGGAAGAAGCTGAACGAGAAGCTGCGAAAGCGCTGGAACTATCCGAAGTACTCGTGCCCGTTCAAGCACGGCAACAAGTACTTTTTCTTCATGAACACCGGCCTGCAGAATCAGga TGTCCTCTACATCCAGGATACGCTGAACGGGGAACCGAAAGTGTTTCTGGACCCGAACACCCTCTCGACCGATGGTACGATCGCACTGGTCGGTTCGCGGTTCTCCGACGATGGGCGGCTGTATGCGTACGGGTTGAGCCAAAGTGGTTCGGATTGGACGAAGCTCAAGATACGCAACGTGGAGACGGGCGAAGATTTTCCGGAAACCATCGAGCACACCAAGTTTGTGACGGCTTCGTGGACAAAGGACAATAAAGGGTTCTTCTACGCGCGCTACCCGGTCGTCGATGGGAAGGCGGACGGTTCGGAAACGGCGGCGAACGAGAACCAGAAGCTGTACTACCACCGTGTCGGTGACTCCCAGGACAAGGACGTTTTGATTGCGGAGTTTCCGGAGGAACCGTCCTGGCGATT AATGCCGGAAGTTTCGGATTGTGGCAAGTACCTGTTGCTGTTCATTATGAAGGGCTGCAAGGACATGCTGCTGTACTTTGCGAACTTGGAAAAGGCGGGCAACCTGTCGTCGAAGCTCGACTTTGTGAAGGTGGTCACGGAATTCGATAGCGATTACGAT TACGTCACGAACGAGGACAGTATCTTTTCATTCCGCACGAACAAGGGCGCCCCGAACTATCGCATCGTCAACATTGACTTTGACGAACCGGCCCTGGACAACTGGAAGACGCTGGTCGCCGAACATCCGAAGAACGTGCTGGACTGGACGACGTGCGTGAACAAGGATCGCATCGTGCTCGGTTACATCGACGACGTAAAGTCGATGCTCCAGGTGCACAGTCTGGCCGACGGGAGCTTCGTGTCCAAGTTTCCGCTCGACATCGGCACGGTGGTCGGGTTCAGTGGGAAGAAAAAGTATTCGGAAATTTTCTACCACTTCGTATCGTTCCTTACGCCTGGCATTATCTATCACTACGATTTCgccacggccgccggccaAGATGCCGGCACTCCGGTCGACCCGACCATCTTCCGCGAGGTGAAGATCGAAGACTTTGACAACAGTCAGTACACGGTGGAGCAGATCTTTTACCACAGCAAGGACGGCGAGAAGGTGCCAATGTTTATTGTGCAGCGCAAGGAGCGGGAACGGAGCAAGAAACACAAACCGTGCCTGCTGTACGGGTACGGTGGGTTCAACATTTGCGTGCAGCCATCGTTCAGCATTACCGGGCTGGTGTTTATCGACTCGTTCGATGGCATTCTGGCCTACCCGAACATTCGCGGTGGAGG AGAGTACGGTGAGCGGTGGCACAATGCCGGGCGATTGCTGAAGAAGCAGAACGTGTTCGACGACTTCCAGCACGCCGCCCAGTATCTGGTGGAGCATGGCTACACGCGCCACGAAAAGATTGCCATTCAAGGAGGCTCGAACGGAGGTTTGCTGGTGGGTGCGTGCATCAACCAGCGGCCGGATCTGTTCGGTGCTGCCATAGCGCAAGTCGG TGTGTTGGATATGCTACGGTTCCACAAGTTTACGATCGGTCGCGCTTGGGTCTCGGATTTCGGCGATATGGACGAGAAGGAACACTTTGAGAATCTGCTCCGCTACTCGCCGCTGCACAACGTACGGCGGCCAACGTCCGAGAAGGAGCAGTACCCGGCCACGCTTGTGCTGACGGCCGATCACGACGATCGCGTTAGCCCGCTGCATTCGCTcaagtttgtggccgcactACACCACGCCATCAACGGATGCGAACACCAGCGGAAcccactgctgctgcgcgtgTACAGTAAAGCCGGCCACGGCATGGGCAAAccgacggcgaagaaaatagAAGAAGCGACCGACATTCTAACGTTCATGTACAAGACGCTCGGACTGAAGCTAACCTTCTGA
- the LOC128273808 gene encoding tRNA-dihydrouridine(47) synthase [NAD(P)(+)]-like: MDDGICHIKAEYLIPRVAVSEKPATVEGKPPANGSSDSATPEAKGGDDMAVEGPPEKKGRFEGDGKRKKKNRGQNKGRQLPFKEDDSLRLCKTLLNGSVTEGAKKCPKMDTCRYSHDLDRYLQLKPKDIGPKCYIYSVKGFCDFGVTCRFAGAHLDENNRNIYPVDHKASNDSMLITTCLGYDLQQILRKKQYNFHKSTKIVNKFEKLQQDEKTSQKQKSAEATNTEVGCEDGKAKIEEAAPKPVGPILDEDLVKLRSAERKRINFRDKLYLSPLTTVGNLPFRRICKEYGVDVTCGEMACAIPIINGAIQEWALTKRHESEDLFGVQLCGHKPKLVTYAAQIIAEKAEVDFIDLNIGCPIDLIFNQGGGSALLRRQNVLQLMVQSCSRLLADYGKEFTVKTRVGIHNNKPVAHELVPRFEEWGASLVTIHGRTKEQRYTKRADWDYVQRCASQASTIPVFGNGDIYCYSDYEAARERCPNIAGVMVGRGALIKPWVFQEIKERKNLDPSSSERFEMLKRYANYGLEHWGSDTKGVENTRRFLLEWQSFLYRYVPYGLLERPPQRINERPEAYRGRDELETLMASPNCNDWVKLSEMLLGPIPDGFQFVPKHKANAY, translated from the exons atggacgatggaATATGCCACATAAAGGCAGA ATACCTTATTCCGCGTGTTGCCGTGTCCGAAAAGCCGGCTACGGTCGAAGGAAAACCTCCTGcaaacggcagcagcgactCCGCGACGCCGGAAGCGAAAGGTGGTGACGATATGGCCGTCGAAGGCCCACCGGAGAAAAAGGGCCGCTTCGAGGGTgacggaaagcgaaagaagaagaaccggGGTCAGAATAAAGGACGCCAGCTGCCGTTCAAGGAGGACGATTCGTTGCGACTTTGCAAAACGCTTCTCAATGGAAGCGTGACGGAAGGCGCCAAAAAGTGTCCCAAAATGGACACGTGCCGCTATTCGCACGATCTTGACCGATATCTGCAGCTTAAACCGAAAGATATCGGCCCCAAGTGCTACATCTACTCCGTGAAGGGTTTTTGCGATTTTGGCGTAACATGTCGGTTCGCCGGGGCACACTTGGATGAGAACAACCGTAACATTTACCCCGTCGATCATAAGGCATCGAACGATTCGATGCTGATTACCACCTGCCTGGGATATG ATCTTCAACAAATCTTGCGCAAAAAGCAATACAATTTCCACAAGTCGACGAAAATAGTGAACAAATTCGAGAAACTACAGCAGGATGAGAAAACTAGTCAGAAACAAAAGTCCGCTGAAGCTACAAACACCGAGGTCGGTTGTGAGGACGGGAAGGCAAAAATCGAGGAAGCAGCACCGAAACCAGTCGGTCCCATTTTGGATGAGGATTTAGTTAAGCTTCGGAGCGCGGAACGAAAACGTATCAACTTCCGCGATAAACTGTACCTCAGCCCGTTGACCACGGTTGGCAATCTGCCGTTCCGTCGGATCTGCAAGGAGTACGGTGTCGACGTAACGTGCGGTGAAATGGCCTGCGCCATACCGATCATTAACGGTGCGATCCAAGAATGGGCCCTTACGAAGCGCCACGAGAGCGAAGACCTGTTCGGGGTGCAGCTTTGTGGCCACAAACCGAAGCTGGTTACGTATGCGGCCCAAATTATCGCCGAAAAGGCGGAAGTCGATTTTATCGACCTCAACATTGGCTGCCCGATCGATTTGATCTTCAACCAGGGCGGCGGAAGTGCCCTGCTCCGGCGCCAGAACGTGCTGCAGCTGATGGTGCAAAGCTGCTCCCGGCTTCTGGCGGACTATGGGAAAGAATTTACCGTGAAAACCCGCGTCGGAATTCACAACAATAAACCGGTGGCCCATGAGCTGGTACCACGGTTCGAGGAGTGGGGTGCCAGCTTAGTTACGATCCATGGGCGCACGAAGGAGCAACGCTACACCAAGCGAGCGGACTGGGATTACGTGCAGCGCTGTGCGTCCCAAGCCAGCACGATTCCGGTGTTCGGAAATGGGGACATTTACTGCTACAGCGACTACGAGGCGGCTCGAGAGCGGTGCCCGAACATTGCCGGCGTTATGGTGGGTCGCGGTGCCCTCATCAAGCCATGGGTGTTTCAGGAGATCAAGGAACGCAAGAACCTCGATCCGTCGAGCAGCGAGCGGTTCGAGATGCTGAAGCGCTACGCAAACTATGGACTCGAGCACTGGGGAAGCGACACGAAAGGGGTGGAAAATACTCGCCGCTTTCTCCTCGAGTGGCAATCGTTTCTGTACCGTTACGTACCGTACGGATTGTTGGAGCGGCCACCGCAGCGCATCAACGAGCGGCCCGAAGCGTACCGGGGGCGCGATGAGCTGGAAACTCTAATGGCATCGCCCAACTGCAATGATTGGGTGAAACTAAG TGAAATGTTGCTCGGACCCATTCCGGACGGTTTCCAGTTTGTGCCGAAACATAAAGCCAACGCGTACTGA
- the LOC128273809 gene encoding fructose-1,6-bisphosphatase 1 isoform X2, which yields MTQQGPAFDSNCMTLTRFVLQEQKKYKHATGDLSQLLNCIQTAIKAISSAVRKAGIAKLQGISGDTNVQGEQVKKLDVLSNEIFINMLKSSYSTCLLVSEENDNVIEIESDKRGKYVVSFDPLDGSSNIDCLVSIGSIFSITKQLNENAEPSVADALQQGNKIVAAGYALYGSATMIVLSLGNGVHGFMYDPSIGEFVLTDYNMRIPERGNIYSINEGYASTWDASVRNYVQDKKDPAKGKPYGARYVGSMVADVHRTIKYGGIFIYPATSAAKSGKLRLLYECNPMAYLMTQAGGKAYAGKDKLILDVVPTSIHQRSPIYLGSKLDVEEALSYIK from the exons ATGACCCAACAGGGACCGGCGTTCGACTCGAACTGCATGACGCTGACGCGCTTCGTGCtgcaggagcagaaaaagtACAAACATGCCACCGGCGATCTATCCCAGCTGCTCAACTGCATCCAGACCGCCATCAAGGCCATCAGTTCTGCGGTGCGTAAGGCAGGAATCGCAAAGCT GCAAGGAATCTCAGGCGACACCAATGTGCAGGGCGAGCAGGTGAAAAAGTTGGACGTGCTGTCGAACGAAATTTTCATCAACATGCTAAAGTCCTCGTACTCCACCTGTCTGCTGGTGTCGGAGGAGAACGATAACGTGATCGAGATCGAATCGGATAAACGAGGCAAGTACGTCGTATCGTTCGATCCGCTCGACGGTTCGTCCAACATCGATTGCCTCGTGTCGATCGGTTCCATCTTCTCCATCACTAA GCAGTTGAATGAAAATGCCGAACCCTCGGTGGCCGATGCGCTGCAACAGGGAAACAAGATCGTGGCCGCTGGTTACGCACTGTACGGATCGGCCACCATGATCGTGCTGAGCCTGGGCAACGGTGTGCACGGTTTTATGTACGATCCGTCGATTGGTGAGTTTGTGCTGACCGACTACAATATGCGCATTCCGGAGCGGGGCAACATCTACTCCATCAACGAGGGCTACGCGTCAACGTGGGACGCATCGGTGCGAAACTACGTGCAGGACAAGAAGGATCCGGCCAAGGGCAAACCGTACGGGGCGCGATACGTCGGCAGTATGGTGGCGGACGTGCACCGTACGATCAAATACGGTGGCATCTTCATCTACCCGGCAACGAGCGCGGCTAAGAGCGGAAAGCTGCGGCTGCTGTACGAGTGCAATCCGATGGCGTACCTGATGACGCAAGCCGGAGGCAAGGCGTACGCGGGCAAGGATAAACTGATACTGGACGTTGTGCCCACGTCGATCCACCAGCGGTCGCCCATCTATCTCGGCTCGAAACTGGACGTCGAGGAAGCGCTCAGTTACATCAAGTAG
- the LOC128273809 gene encoding fructose-1,6-bisphosphatase 1 isoform X1 produces MANPTIQIMTQQGPAFDSNCMTLTRFVLQEQKKYKHATGDLSQLLNCIQTAIKAISSAVRKAGIAKLQGISGDTNVQGEQVKKLDVLSNEIFINMLKSSYSTCLLVSEENDNVIEIESDKRGKYVVSFDPLDGSSNIDCLVSIGSIFSITKQLNENAEPSVADALQQGNKIVAAGYALYGSATMIVLSLGNGVHGFMYDPSIGEFVLTDYNMRIPERGNIYSINEGYASTWDASVRNYVQDKKDPAKGKPYGARYVGSMVADVHRTIKYGGIFIYPATSAAKSGKLRLLYECNPMAYLMTQAGGKAYAGKDKLILDVVPTSIHQRSPIYLGSKLDVEEALSYIK; encoded by the exons ATGGCCAATC CAACGATACAAATCATGACCCAACAGGGACCGGCGTTCGACTCGAACTGCATGACGCTGACGCGCTTCGTGCtgcaggagcagaaaaagtACAAACATGCCACCGGCGATCTATCCCAGCTGCTCAACTGCATCCAGACCGCCATCAAGGCCATCAGTTCTGCGGTGCGTAAGGCAGGAATCGCAAAGCT GCAAGGAATCTCAGGCGACACCAATGTGCAGGGCGAGCAGGTGAAAAAGTTGGACGTGCTGTCGAACGAAATTTTCATCAACATGCTAAAGTCCTCGTACTCCACCTGTCTGCTGGTGTCGGAGGAGAACGATAACGTGATCGAGATCGAATCGGATAAACGAGGCAAGTACGTCGTATCGTTCGATCCGCTCGACGGTTCGTCCAACATCGATTGCCTCGTGTCGATCGGTTCCATCTTCTCCATCACTAA GCAGTTGAATGAAAATGCCGAACCCTCGGTGGCCGATGCGCTGCAACAGGGAAACAAGATCGTGGCCGCTGGTTACGCACTGTACGGATCGGCCACCATGATCGTGCTGAGCCTGGGCAACGGTGTGCACGGTTTTATGTACGATCCGTCGATTGGTGAGTTTGTGCTGACCGACTACAATATGCGCATTCCGGAGCGGGGCAACATCTACTCCATCAACGAGGGCTACGCGTCAACGTGGGACGCATCGGTGCGAAACTACGTGCAGGACAAGAAGGATCCGGCCAAGGGCAAACCGTACGGGGCGCGATACGTCGGCAGTATGGTGGCGGACGTGCACCGTACGATCAAATACGGTGGCATCTTCATCTACCCGGCAACGAGCGCGGCTAAGAGCGGAAAGCTGCGGCTGCTGTACGAGTGCAATCCGATGGCGTACCTGATGACGCAAGCCGGAGGCAAGGCGTACGCGGGCAAGGATAAACTGATACTGGACGTTGTGCCCACGTCGATCCACCAGCGGTCGCCCATCTATCTCGGCTCGAAACTGGACGTCGAGGAAGCGCTCAGTTACATCAAGTAG
- the LOC128275370 gene encoding vacuolar protein sorting-associated protein 41 homolog, which yields MVDSHDPTSADSCSLTEDEVEPKLKYVRLLNDLKNILSEEAISCIAVHPRFLCLGTHWGRIHMLDHQGNSVQTIMTIKENAHILSVNKISVDSKGEHIATCSDDGKVMISGLYTDENNQQLSTGKIVKAVELDPNHRSGSGSKFIIGDTKLVLYEKTFIKGLKSTVLSISEGQVTSIKWNGQFVAWSSTLGIHVYDLNEKCSLGFIQWEQPRSGNLTDFRCNLNWSNPTTLLIGWVDTVRICVIRKRNAIEVTMRNLPNHIVDPMSTFQTDFYICGIAPLESNQLVVLGFSKDRDSETNKALRPILCVLQYNATDYVEICTDSLSMRGYEEYKCDDYHLDCLIEENQYFIVSPKDVVVANLYETDDRIQWLIEHGKFEQAMEVITKHGGKYSLITVARLYLDHLLSQQQFDEAAKLCTRVFGTDKQLWEEEVYKFVKVKQLRSVSGYIPVAEANKLNPHVYEMVLYEYLQLDPDGFLRLVKEWPPSLYNTKAVINAINDHFNKKDANILLEALAILYSHEREYDRALTMYLKLQHKDVFELIATHDLYGMIKDTIVQLIELDSDRAIAMLLRQKSIPADDVVRELEHHEQYLFRYLDAYDKSDTSYKFHGRLVPLYARYEPDKLLPFLRRSNNYPIQEAYDICRQLLFYPEMVYLLAKMGSTREALAIILHNLGDVPMAIEFCKEHDDADLWDDLINESVDKPHVMTKLLDGIAGFINPELVVDRIQPGQQIEGLKSSIIKMLCGYSLQVAIQEGCNQILASDYFSMHERLVQLQQGALHVSTDHTCGVCRRDLIVKDNMKTDIVMFNCRHYFHENCLPDKYNIEFCIVCKSKKQ from the exons ATGGTCGATTCG CACGATCCGACATCGGCGGATTCCTGCAGCTTGACGGAGGACGAAGTTGAGCCGAAGCTGAAGTACGTCCGTCTTCTGAATGATCTGAAAAACATACTGAGCGAAGAGGCGATCAGCTGCATTGCCGTGCATCCAAGG TTCCTTTGTCTCGGCACCCACTGGGGACGTATACACATGCTCGACCATCAGGGCAACAGTGTGCAAACGATTATGACGATAAAGGAAAACGCACACATTCTGTCGGTGAACAAAATATCGGTAGATAGCAAAGGGGAACACATTGCCACATGCTCCGACGATGGCAAGGTGATGATTAGCGGTCTATACACGGACGAGAACAATCAACAGTTGAGCACGGGGAAGATCGTAAAAGCCGTCGAACTCGACCCCAACCACCGGTCCGGATCGGGTAGCAAATTTATCATAG GCGATACCAAATTGGTACTGTACGAGAAAACCTTCATCAAGGGCCTAAAATCGACCGTGCTGAGCATCTCCGAGGGGCAGGTGACCTCCATCAAGTGGAACGGTCAGTTTGTGGCGTGGTCCAGCACCCTCGGCATACACGTGTACGATCTGAACGAAAAGTGCTCACTGGGATTCATTCAATGGGAGCAACCGAGAAG CGGAAATTTAACCGACTTTCGGTGCAACCTAAACTGGTCCAATCCGACGACCCTTCTCATCGGCTGGGTCGACACCGTGCGAATCTGTGTGATACGTAAGCGGAACGCGATCGAAGTAACCATGCGAAACCTACCGAACCACATCGTCGATCCGA TGTCCACATTCCAAACCGATTTCTACATCTGCGGCATAGCACCACTGGAGAGCAATCAGCTGGTGGTGCTTGGCTTTTCGAAGGATCGTGATTCGGAAACGAACAAAGCTTTGCGGCCAATTTTGTGCGTGCTTCAGTACAACGCAACCGATTACGTCGAAATCTGTACCGATAGCCTATCGATGCGAGG GTACGAGGAGTACAAGTGTGACGATTATCATCTCGATTGTCTGATCGAAGAAAATCAGTATTTCATCGTCTCCCCGAAGGACGTTGTGGTGGCGAACCTCTACGAAACAGATGACCGCATCCAGTGGCTTATCGAGCATGG AAAATTTGAACAAGCGATGGAAGTGATAACGAAGCACGGCGGAAAGTACTCACTCATTACCGTTGCCCGGCTCTACCTGGACCATCTGCTCTCCCAGCAACAGTTCGACGAAGCGGCCAAACTCTGCACACGCGTTTTCGGTACCGATAAGCAGCTATGGGAGGAGGAAGTGTACAAGTTCGTCAAGGTAAAGCAACTCCGGTCGGTTAGTGGCTACATTCCGGTGGCGGAAGCGAACAAACTGAACCCGCACGTGTACGAGATGGTGCTGTACGAATATCTGCAACTCGATCCGGATGGGTTTCTGCGGCTGGTGAAGGAGTGGCCCCCGAGTCTGTACAACACGAAAGCGGTAATCAATGCGATCAATGATCATTTCAACAAAAAAGATGCAAACATCCTGCTGGAAGCGCTAGCGATCCTGTACTCGCACGAACGGGAATACGATCGTGCGCTGACGATGTATTTGAA ATTGCAGCACAAGGACGTGTTTGAGCTGATTGCCACGCACGATCTGTACGGTATGATCAAGGACACGATCGTGCAGCTAATCGAGCTCGATAGCGATCGGGCGATCGCGATGCTCTTGAGGCAGAAAAGTATCCCCGCAGATGACGTGGTCCGGGAGCTCGAGCACCACGAGCAGTATCTGTTCCGCTATCTGGATGCGTACGATAAATCTGACACTAGCTACAAATTCCACGGCCGCTTGGTGCCACTCTACGCTCGGTATGAGCCAGATAAGCTGCTTCCCTTTTTGCGCCGCTCGAACAACTATCCCATCCAGGAGGCGTACGATATCTGCCGACAGTTGCTGTTCTATCCGGAGATGGTGTACCTGTTGGCGAAGATGGGTAGCACGCGGGAAGCGCTCGCCATCATCCTGCACAATCTGGGTGACGTACCGATGGCGATCGAGTTTTGCAAGGAACACGACGATGCGGACCTGTGGGACGATTTGATCAACGAGTCGGTTGACAAACCGCACGTGATGACGAAGCTGCTGGACGGGATCGCGGGTTTCATTAATCCCGAGCTGGTGGTCGATCGGATTCAGCCGGGTCAGCAGATCGAAGGGCTGAAGAGCTCGATCATCAAGATGCTGTGCGGGTACAGCTTGCAAGTCGCGATACAGGAGGGTTGCAATCAGATACTGGCGTCGGATTACTTCAGCATGCACGAGCGTTTGGTGCAACTGCAGCAGGGTGCACTGCACGTTTCGACGGACCACACGTGTGGCGTCTGCCGGAGGGACCTTATCGTAAAAG ACAATATGAAAACGGATATCGTAATGTTCAACTGCAGACACTACTTTCACGAAAACTGTCTCCCGGACAAGTACAACATAGAGTTCTGTATTGTTTGTAAATCGAAAAAACAATAG